The DNA segment aaaatatttttcataataaaataaaaagatcaaACCGACCGATACGATAAGCGAGAAGATAATATTAAGTGATAAAGCTTAGCATCTATTTATTAAACCTTATCGGGTGTTTACTAgcagtgatttaaaatttgtataaatCATGCGTTATCgtctatttgtttaattaattatattgcatttcctcattatttttaagattagtGATTGTTAGGTAAATCCAGGTAACAAAATTAACGGaatctttttttatgattgCAGCGAAGTCTATCAAATAAAGAATAATCCTATAAGCGAACGTGAGAACTTGATCAACGAGGCGATGGTGCGTCAGaacaaacatgtatttttcgCGGATCGCCTTCAAGAATGCGTTCACGAGCATGTCAGCTACCAGAGGAGCCGAGGCCAGACCGAGCCGCTGTCAGCTCCGAGACTGTTTGTTATCTACGACAATATGGAAGCTAGCGAACCCGGAGATACCTCTGATTACAGCGCCGTGCTTGATGCACCTTTCTACAAGTTGGGGATCGAGGATTGCAAGGAACCAGGTAAATATTATGGTGAAATTTCTTATAGAAAAACAGTCATAATACACACATTCACATATAAACGTAAACGTtacgaaaataatgtttttatcttttttcctTAGGGTACGCGAAACTGAAGAAAATTGAAGTATTGGAGAGCACTCTccaaaaagaaaacgaaatgattgatataaaaaaacctGATTCGGATGACGACAGCATTTACACGGATTCAGAAAAAGAATCGATTAATTCTGATGATTGTCCCTATAGTGTGAACAAAGGTGAAGACCTATTGCATCACATTAAATCTAAATTAGAAAGTAATGATTTGTATGTGGCTTCCGAACCGAAAGCATCTCCGGACATGACCGCGGTTGTCGGTAGAAGATTTAGTGGACCGGTGAAACAAGTGAGCTTGCAAGTaacaaaaagcaatatttcaaatattaaccGACTCCGGAAAAACAATTCTGTAGTAATTGAAGAAAATGAAACTAATCTCGTGGATAGAAAAGGCATTTATGATGAAAGTGTAATGCcaagaaaatctattttaaaaactcatAGAAGGTTAAGTGGACCAAACAAAGATATGAAGTATGTTAGTACCGAAATGCGAAAGGCTTACTCAGAAAATACTCTAGCTGAAGATACAGAAACTTCGGGGTACAGGTCAAACTCAAGCAGTCGACAAACTGAATCTAGTGAAACTGAATCTGATTACGGTTATTCTACTATAACGGAATCAGCGACACCAAAGAGAATAGAACTAAGTTTGCAGTCCAACTACTCATTAACATCAGGTGCCTTGCCTGATGATTCTTGGACACCTGTAGATGTCAAAGCTTTGGGTGAATGGAGCGATGATGACGACGATGAAATTGATGTTGCTTCAAAATCGTCTTTATCACCAAACTTGTTTGAAAGATCTTACTATCTAAATTCTTTGAAATTCATGAACAATTTTGTGGACAGTTTTATAATCAGTTTGGGTTCTGGGTTGGGACTTTCCACTGACGAAGTCAACTCTGCATTAACTCAAGGTGCGAGTATTTATTGCAATTCAGTGAAAAACGGGTCTAAAATTGGTTACGAAATATTTCCTGCTCTAGTAGCTGCTTGGCCAAACGCAGCAAATCAGTGGATTATTAGAGAAAGAAGAATTATACAAAATCCTAGAACAAACTTTAGTTATCAGTGGCCCACTAAATATATGGTTAATAAAGCTGTCGGATTCGGATGTTTGTTGGTGCCGATAGGCTTTAGACCCAAGAGAGGTCAAAATCCAGCCCAAACATTACAGTGGAAACTTATCTTCCCAGCAGCTGAACGATATTTGGAGAGTTGTCTAGCGCATTCTCATATgagatgttatttatttactctagctttacataaaacttttatgGAAAAAGAACAAGCAAAAATCGGTATTGATGCTAGTCATATTAAAAACCACTTGTTTTGGCAATGTGAAGATAACTACGCTAAATGGCCAGAAGATCGACTTGGTGAGACTTTAAGATTGTTTCTAAGAAGCTTTTATGTCCATTTTGGTCAGTCAAGAATGCCGAATTATTTCGTGGATACTTGTAATGAATTTAAGAGCATACCAAAGCCTATGCTGCTAAAACTTCAAAGAAGATTGGCAGATATTTTGGAAGCACCTGTTATGCATGTACTTCACTCCCTTGACAAGATCAAATACAACAAACGTGATTTTTACCCAACACTTAACTGTCAAAGACTTTATGATATACTTACTTGCAAAAATCCATTACGCATCATAAACCCTAATATTCCTTCTGTTGTCCCGAGCTATCAAAACGATTCTTCAGATAGTGATGACGACACTGAGATCAACTTTTGGGATAAAGCTAAAGCTCAAGATAAACATTATCAATGGAAAAAAGAAAGACAGCGTCAAATGCAGGAAAGACGAAAAGCTCAGATGAATGTTAAAAAGAAGTCATTGGCTAAACTGGATAGAGAGATAAAACCAAACGTGAGTATAATTATTGTttcggttttattatttttatattttaagtaatcaaAAGTCTTTATAATTACttcatgtttaataaaaataccctGTTTTTACAGATTATACTACCAGCAAAAATGGAAACGGAGCGACGACGATTGGTGCTGGAGTTCTTCATTCCTCATTTCATCGCAATGGCACGATCCAGCGAGAGATTTGATTCCATTAGACAGGCTGTAATATATCTGGAGCAAGCGCAGAGACTCTGCACACTCTTGCTAGAAGAGCCTGGCGGCGATAACACGGCTAATGAGTATTTAGATGTTATCCACGATAAATTGACTGATTGTCAGAGGAAATTAGTAAAACAGATGAACAAGTTACCGTCGAGGCAAGAAAGCAATCTTGATCGTAACATGTACCGAGTTGCTCGTAAGCAACGGCCACAGTTTGAAAATCAAAACCAGCCTTCCCCGTCTGATTACCCCGGAATACAACCATTCAGCTTCGTGGATGTGCATGTCGACGGCTCGGGACACAGCgatcatttaaaactaaatgatatTATTGGAGAAGAGTCTAAATTGTGAACCatgtaataagtattttaatttagt comes from the Trichoplusia ni isolate ovarian cell line Hi5 chromosome 22, tn1, whole genome shotgun sequence genome and includes:
- the LOC113504559 gene encoding uncharacterized protein LOC113504559, which produces MGNSKSKKAQKEPDKFFERERWKEQKREEKRKKVVNHANRRGGLKEPPVTPTVLAPPPPGPGPPPAPQHVRSYDEEALDRMRYQLHNDSDAFLLNNILLSVQFFENFEREVYQIKNNPISERENLINEAMVRQNKHVFFADRLQECVHEHVSYQRSRGQTEPLSAPRLFVIYDNMEASEPGDTSDYSAVLDAPFYKLGIEDCKEPGYAKLKKIEVLESTLQKENEMIDIKKPDSDDDSIYTDSEKESINSDDCPYSVNKGEDLLHHIKSKLESNDLYVASEPKASPDMTAVVGRRFSGPVKQVSLQVTKSNISNINRLRKNNSVVIEENETNLVDRKGIYDESVMPRKSILKTHRRLSGPNKDMKYVSTEMRKAYSENTLAEDTETSGYRSNSSSRQTESSETESDYGYSTITESATPKRIELSLQSNYSLTSGALPDDSWTPVDVKALGEWSDDDDDEIDVASKSSLSPNLFERSYYLNSLKFMNNFVDSFIISLGSGLGLSTDEVNSALTQGASIYCNSVKNGSKIGYEIFPALVAAWPNAANQWIIRERRIIQNPRTNFSYQWPTKYMVNKAVGFGCLLVPIGFRPKRGQNPAQTLQWKLIFPAAERYLESCLAHSHMRCYLFTLALHKTFMEKEQAKIGIDASHIKNHLFWQCEDNYAKWPEDRLGETLRLFLRSFYVHFGQSRMPNYFVDTCNEFKSIPKPMLLKLQRRLADILEAPVMHVLHSLDKIKYNKRDFYPTLNCQRLYDILTCKNPLRIINPNIPSVVPSYQNDSSDSDDDTEINFWDKAKAQDKHYQWKKERQRQMQERRKAQMNVKKKSLAKLDREIKPNIILPAKMETERRRLVLEFFIPHFIAMARSSERFDSIRQAVIYLEQAQRLCTLLLEEPGGDNTANEYLDVIHDKLTDCQRKLVKQMNKLPSRQESNLDRNMYRVARKQRPQFENQNQPSPSDYPGIQPFSFVDVHVDGSGHSDHLKLNDIIGEESKL